One genomic region from Gemmatimonas sp. encodes:
- a CDS encoding HEAT repeat domain-containing protein produces MLGNVAANDDAPLLDAALQHDEPLVREHAAWALTRITRTTSD; encoded by the coding sequence GTGCTCGGCAACGTCGCCGCGAATGACGACGCGCCGCTCTTGGACGCGGCGCTGCAGCACGACGAACCGCTCGTGCGCGAACACGCGGCGTGGGCGCTCACGCGAATCACGAGAACGACGTCGGACTGA
- a CDS encoding protein kinase — MNILERLTTALADRYRVEREIGAGGMATVYLAHDLRHDRDVAIKVLHPDLGAALGGERFLSEIRTTARLQHPHILPLLDSGEADTLLYYVMPLVTGETLRARIVRERQLPIATAIQIAREVAGALEHAHKQGIIHRDVKPENILLQDGSALVADFGIALAVRSAGGQRLTQTGLSLGTPQYMSPEQAMGERVVDARSDVYALAAITYEMLTGDPPFTGSSVQAVVAKVMSAEPERLTLTRKTIPPAIERAVLTGLAKLPADRQESAAAFGAALRDASPDTQSDTTPPSAPHRSAARTANHGSPWKLGVVGLAAGMAIMAAALWPRGSTRNGTTVGFTRAQMTFSGKGALPAITPNGDVIAYVESACEQQGIDTYMIVRYGDAAVPCILSLMVQDTGSSTPVRVMSRVPSIRAVRWLASATSLVIDATLDSLRNGIFLVPRLGGATRRVAEQGAFDVHASGDTILVLPLASANARHAQVIVAATGSVVDSVSVPRRAYFGIAWSPNGERIALMTESSILLIARDGAVLDSLPLRMRRTLHWAPDGSALFAFLPAPARDDEFVRIDVDKAGHLARLPVALMPPVPTLYRGEFDIAARTGTLLFISGDARQDQWVFDIGAGTTSSRAVTTGTSWYGSAAIAPDGKTLFYVRGNSAGDNLYRLALNEASNSVSDEEALTNSSGPGYELVSISQDGRRVTFTKSEGDTAFVYDFHTGERRILRRSPDPTGQEARLPRANGAMVTVGVAGHDITLTDGTSGASRLLSVADSLRLLWGGTLSPDEQELAVTTRTPTGFVLGAVSLATGRFRSLTPIAAALQSSRLSWARDGSIYFGAWEAGARAPSLLRVNATTGGAPQRVMTLPSHCAIVSISVATAAPRGVCRAEDYRGDLYLATIPGVMR, encoded by the coding sequence ATGAATATCCTCGAACGGCTCACCACCGCCCTCGCTGACCGCTATCGCGTGGAACGCGAGATCGGCGCCGGTGGCATGGCCACGGTGTATCTCGCGCACGATCTCCGACACGATCGCGACGTAGCCATCAAGGTGCTGCATCCCGACCTCGGGGCGGCACTCGGCGGCGAGCGGTTCCTGAGCGAAATCCGCACCACGGCACGCTTACAGCATCCGCACATTTTGCCACTGCTGGACAGCGGTGAGGCGGACACGCTGCTGTACTACGTGATGCCGCTCGTAACGGGTGAAACGCTGCGCGCGCGCATCGTGCGCGAACGGCAGTTGCCGATCGCTACGGCGATTCAGATTGCGCGCGAAGTTGCCGGTGCGCTTGAACACGCGCACAAGCAGGGAATCATCCATCGCGACGTCAAGCCCGAGAACATCCTGCTGCAAGATGGCTCAGCACTCGTGGCAGACTTCGGCATTGCGCTGGCCGTACGGAGCGCCGGTGGTCAGCGCCTCACACAGACAGGCTTGAGTCTGGGCACACCCCAGTACATGAGCCCCGAGCAGGCGATGGGCGAGCGCGTCGTCGACGCGCGCAGCGACGTGTACGCGCTGGCGGCGATCACCTACGAGATGCTCACGGGTGATCCACCGTTCACTGGCTCGAGCGTGCAGGCCGTAGTGGCAAAGGTGATGAGCGCTGAACCGGAACGCCTCACGCTTACACGCAAGACGATTCCGCCGGCGATTGAACGTGCCGTGCTTACGGGATTGGCAAAGCTGCCGGCCGATCGACAAGAGAGTGCGGCTGCATTTGGCGCTGCGCTGCGTGATGCGTCACCGGACACGCAGTCCGACACGACGCCGCCGAGCGCTCCCCACAGAAGCGCGGCGCGTACGGCAAATCACGGCAGCCCATGGAAACTTGGAGTCGTCGGTCTCGCCGCTGGCATGGCGATCATGGCCGCGGCGTTGTGGCCGCGCGGGTCGACACGAAACGGAACCACCGTTGGCTTCACGCGTGCACAGATGACGTTTAGCGGAAAGGGGGCGTTGCCGGCGATCACGCCAAACGGTGACGTGATCGCCTATGTCGAAAGCGCCTGCGAACAGCAGGGAATCGACACGTACATGATCGTGCGCTATGGTGACGCGGCGGTCCCCTGTATCCTGTCCCTCATGGTGCAAGACACGGGATCATCGACCCCCGTACGGGTCATGAGCCGCGTCCCGTCAATTCGCGCCGTGCGATGGCTGGCCAGTGCGACCAGTCTGGTCATCGACGCCACACTCGACTCGTTACGAAACGGAATTTTTCTGGTTCCGCGTCTCGGCGGCGCGACACGACGCGTGGCCGAACAAGGGGCGTTCGATGTGCACGCCTCCGGCGATACGATACTTGTGTTGCCACTCGCATCGGCGAATGCAAGACACGCGCAGGTGATTGTCGCAGCTACTGGCTCCGTGGTCGACAGTGTCTCCGTGCCGCGCCGCGCCTATTTCGGCATCGCGTGGTCTCCCAACGGGGAACGCATTGCACTCATGACCGAGTCGAGCATTCTGCTGATCGCGCGCGACGGCGCCGTGTTGGACTCGCTCCCGCTGCGCATGCGGCGGACGCTTCATTGGGCTCCCGACGGATCAGCGTTGTTCGCTTTCTTGCCGGCCCCGGCCCGCGACGACGAGTTCGTGCGAATCGATGTCGATAAGGCGGGTCACCTCGCTCGGCTTCCCGTCGCCCTGATGCCACCCGTGCCCACCCTGTATCGAGGCGAGTTCGATATAGCGGCGCGCACCGGGACGCTGCTGTTCATCTCTGGTGACGCACGACAAGATCAGTGGGTATTCGACATCGGAGCTGGAACTACGTCATCACGCGCGGTGACCACAGGGACGTCGTGGTACGGCAGTGCTGCGATCGCCCCCGATGGAAAGACGTTGTTCTATGTTCGAGGCAATTCTGCCGGCGATAACCTCTATCGCCTGGCACTGAACGAAGCGTCGAACAGCGTGTCGGACGAGGAGGCGCTCACGAACAGCAGCGGCCCGGGCTATGAGCTCGTGAGCATCTCGCAGGATGGGCGTCGCGTGACGTTTACGAAGTCAGAAGGCGACACCGCGTTCGTCTACGATTTTCACACCGGTGAACGCCGTATCCTCCGACGATCCCCGGATCCGACGGGACAGGAAGCTCGGCTGCCTCGTGCGAATGGCGCCATGGTCACTGTCGGAGTGGCGGGTCACGATATCACTTTGACCGACGGCACAAGCGGCGCGAGCAGACTCCTGTCCGTCGCCGACTCGTTGCGACTGCTCTGGGGCGGCACGCTCAGTCCAGACGAGCAGGAACTCGCTGTTACTACACGGACGCCCACGGGCTTCGTGCTTGGCGCGGTATCGCTGGCCACCGGGCGTTTTCGCTCGCTGACGCCGATTGCCGCGGCTTTGCAGTCGAGCAGGCTCTCGTGGGCACGGGATGGGTCCATCTACTTCGGCGCGTGGGAAGCTGGGGCGCGGGCGCCGTCACTGCTGCGCGTGAACGCCACAACGGGTGGCGCACCGCAGCGTGTCATGACGCTGCCGTCGCATTGCGCGATCGTGAGTATCTCTGTCGCGACCGCCGCGCCGCGCGGCGTGTGCAGGGCCGAAGACTACCGAGGTGATTTATACCTGGCGACGATTCCGGGTGTGATGCGGTAG